One genomic region from Phragmites australis chromosome 1, lpPhrAust1.1, whole genome shotgun sequence encodes:
- the LOC133924151 gene encoding osmotin-like protein has protein sequence MASPKLLLLLATSILTCGFLVADYSPMTLTVVNNCPFPVWPGVQANSGHDVLEGGGFFLPALSHKSFPAPTHPWSGRIWARTGCTGAGAQLHCATGDCGGRLQCGGLGGAAPATLAQINLHHGSDQTSYGVSVVDGFNVGLSVTPHEGRGNCPVLACRKNLTETCPSELQLRSPAGSVLACKSGCEAFRTDELCCRNMYNSPRTCRASKYSEFFKRECPQAFTYAHDSPSLTHDCAAPRELKVIFCH, from the coding sequence ATGGCTTCCCCTAAGCTGCTCCTCCTGCTCGCCACCTCCATCCTGACGTGCGGCTTCCTGGTCGCTGACTACTCCCCAATGACCCTGACCGTCGTGAACAACTGCCCCTTCCCCGTGTGGCCGGGCGTCCAGGCCAACTCCGGCCACGACGTCCTCGAGGGCGGCGGCTTCTTCCTCCCGGCCCTctcccacaagtccttcccggcGCCCACCCACCCCTGGTCCGGCCGCATCTGGGCGCGCACGGGCtgcaccggcgccggcgcgcaGCTCCACTGCGCCACCGGCGACTGCGGCGGCCGGCTCCAGTGCGGCGggctcggcggcgcggcgcccgCCACGCTGGCGCAGATCAACCTCCACCACGGCAGCGACCAGACCTCGTACGGCGTCAGCGTGGTGGACGGCTTCAACGTGGGCCTGTCCGTGACCCCGCACGAGGGTCGCGGCAACTGCCCCGTCCTCGCGTGCCGCAAGAACCTCACCGAGACCTGCCCCAGCGAGCTGCAGCTGCGCTCGCCCGCGGGGAGCGTCCTCGCGTGCAAGAGCGGCTGCGAGGCCTTCCGCACCGACGAGCTGTGCTGCCGCAACATGTACAACAGCCCGCGCACCTGCCGCGCGTCCAAATACTCGGAGTTCTTCAAGCGCGAGTGCCCGCAGGCGTTCACCTACGCCCACGACAGCCCCTCGCTCACCCACgattgcgccgcgccgcgcgaGCTCAAGGTCATCTTCTGCCACTAG